The following proteins come from a genomic window of Triticum aestivum cultivar Chinese Spring chromosome 6A, IWGSC CS RefSeq v2.1, whole genome shotgun sequence:
- the LOC123132397 gene encoding auxin response factor 6 isoform X1, translating into MNLSPSAGGGGLPDQPASPEASEEHRCLNSELWHACAGPLVSLPAVGSRVLYFPQGHSEQVSASTNKEMESQIPNYPNLPPQLICQLHNVTMHADAETDEVYAQMTLQPLSPQELKDPFLPAELGNASKQPTNYFCKTLTASDTSTHGGFSVPRRAAEKVFPPLDFTQQPPAQELVAKDLHGNEWKFRHIFRGQPKRHLLTTGWSVFISAKRLVAGDSVLFIWNDNNQLLLGIRRANRSQTVMPSSVLSSDSMHIGLLAAAAHAASTNSRFTIFYNPRASPSEFVIPLAKYVKAVYHTRISVGMRFRMLFETEESSVRRYMGTITGISDLDPARWPNSHWRSVKVGWDESTAGERQPRVSLWEIEPLTTYPMYSSPFPMRLKRPWPTGLPSLYGTGGKEDDLTSSLMWLRDGANPGFQSFSFGGLGMSPWMQPMMDSSLLGLQPDMYQAMSAAAFQNTTKQVSPTLLQFQQPQNIAGRSALLSSQILQQVQPQFQEMHHQNINDSAIQGHNQSEYLQQQLQRCQSFNGQKSPPPQQQESHHQHQQQQSQCMQTPQHQQMQEQKHSPDFQCVPNGLSVFSQLSSTNQSPPSTLQTVSAFSQQQNLQDRNISSLSPSNVPSMHDTLRPFPSEAGSNLQGVPRTTPVPVSDPWSSKRVAMESVIPSSSHVNSPHIQHLDSAPSNIPQSSSLAPLPGRECLVDQDGNSDNQNHLLFGVNIDSQSLLMQGGIPSLQEDNGCIASLQDDNDSSTIPYSTCNFLSPSQNDFPLNEALASSGCLDESGYASFSENSDHVNQPTAAFVKVYKSGAFGRLLDITKFSSYHELRSEVGRLFGLDGQLEDPARSGWQLVFVDREDDILLVGDDPWQEFVNSVSCIKVLTPQEVQQMGKQGIDLLSSAPARRLGNSCDNYAGRQESRSLSTVIASVGSVEF; encoded by the exons ATGAATCTCTCGCcgtccgccggcggcggcggcctgccGGATCAGCCAGCGTCGCCCGAAG CATCAGAAGAGCACAGGTGCCTAAATTCAGAGTTGTGGCACGCCTGTGCCGGACCCCTCGTTTCTTTGCCTGCAGTCGGCAGCCGGGTGTTGTATTTTCCTCAAGGTCACAGTGAGCAG GTATCGGCATCAACAAACAAGGAAATGGAGTCGCAGATCCCCAACTATCCGAATCTGCCTCCACAGCTTATATGCCAACTGCATAATGTGACCATGCAC GCTGATGCAGAGACAGACGAGGTCTATGCACAAATGACGTTACAGCCACTCAGCCCA CAAGAACTCAAGGACCCATTTCTACCTGCTGAGTTGGGCAATGCTAGCAAACAACCAACGAATTATTTCTGCAAAACATTAACTGCAAGTGATACCAGTACCCATGGTGGATTCTCTGTTCCCCGCCGAGCAGCGGAGAAGGTGTTTCCTCCGCTG GATTTCACTCAGCAGCCTCCAGCACAGGAGTTGGTGGCAAAAGACCTTCATGGCAATGAGTGGAAATTCCGCCATATCTTTCGAG GTCAACCAAAGCGGCATCTTCTGACGACAGGTTGGAGCGTCTTTATAAGTGCGAAGAGACTGGTCGCTGGAGACTCTGTCCTATTTATCTG GAATGACAACAATCAGCTGCTTCTGGGAATACGTCGAGCAAATAGATCGCAGACGGTTATGCCATCATCAGTATTGTCTAGTGACAGCATGCATATAGGTCTTCTTGCTGCAGCTGCTCATGCTGCATCAACAAATAGCCGGTTCACTATTTTCTATAATCCAAG AGCAAGCCCTTCGGAGTTTGTCATACCATTGGCTAAGTATGTAAAGGCTGTGTACCATACCCGTATATCTGTGGGCATGCGTTTCCGGATGCTTTTCGAGACAGAAGAATCCAGTGTCAGGCG ATACATGGGAACAATTACAGGAATAAGTGACCTTGATCCTGCTCGTTGGCCGAACTCACACTGGCGTTCTGTTAAG GTTGGATGGGATGAGTCAACTGCTGGAGAGAGGCAACCAAGGGTGTCTCTTTGGGAGATTGAGCCTCTGACGACTTACCCGATGTATTCATCTCCTTTCCCTATGCGGCTGAAGCGGCCTTGGCCAACAGGATTGCCTTCCTTATATGGTACAG GTGGAAAGGAGGATGACTTGACCTCTTCTCTCATGTGGCTTCGAGATGGAGCAAACCCAGGTTTTCAGTCATTCAGTTTTGGTGGACTTGGTATGAGTCCTTGGATGCAGCCAATGATGGATAGTTCCCTACTTGGTCTGCAACCTGACATGTACCAAGCAATGTCAGCAGCAGCTTTTCAGAACACGACGAAGCAAGTATCGCCTACACTGCTGCAGTTCCAGCAGCCTCAGAACATTGCTGGTAGATCTGCTCTTCTATCGAGTCAGATTCTGCAGCAAGTGCAGCCTCAGTTTCAGGAGATGCACCACCAAAACATCAATGACAGTGCAATCCAAGGCCATAATCAGTCTGAGTACCTCCAGCAACAGCTTCAGCGCTGCCAATCCTTTAATGGGCAGaaatcgccgccgccgcagcagcaagAATCACACCACCAGCACCAGCAGCAACAGTCACAGTGCATGCAAACACCACAACATCAACAAATGCAAGAACAGAAGCACTCGCCTGACTTTCAGTGTGTACCAAATGGGTTGTCGGTTTTCTCCCAGCTTTCCTCCACCAATCAGTCTCCACCTTCCACATTGCAGACAGTTTCAGCGTTCTCACAGCAGCAGAACCTTCAAGACAGAAATATCAGCTCTCTTTCTCCATCGAATGTCCCGTCCATGCATGACACATTGAGACCATTTCCTTCAGAAGCAGGTTCGAACCTCCAAGGCGTGCCAAGAACCACCCCTGTGCCTGTCTCTGACCCATGGTCATCTAAGCGGGTTGCAATGGAGTCTGTGATCCCTTCTAGCTCTCATGTTAACTCGCCGCATATACAACACCTGGATTCAGCGCCTTCTAATATACCACAAAGCTCCTCATTAGCACCATTGCCTGGAAGAGAGTGCTTGGTGGATCAAGATGGGAATTCTGATAATCAAAATCACCTCTTATTTGGTGTTAATATAGACTCTCAGTCACTTCTAATGCAAGGTGGCATTCCCAGCCTTCAGGAGGACAATGGTTGCATTGCAAGCCTTCAGGACGACAATGATTCGAGCACGATTCCATATTCCACGTGCAATTTCCTGAGCCCTTCTCAGAATGATTTTCCGTTGAATGAAGCACTAGCTAGTTCAGGCTGCTTAGATGAATCAGGATACGCGTCATTTTCGGAAAATTCTGATCATGTAAATCAACCGACTGCAGCGTTCGTGAAG GTGTACAAATCTGGAGCCTTTGGAAGGTTGCTGGACATCACTAAGTTTAGCAGCTACCATGAACTTCGTAGCGAGGTAGGGCGCCTATTTGGCCTTGACGGCCAGTTGGAGGACCCTGCAAGATCAGGCTGGCAGCTTGTATTTGTTGACCGAGAGGATGATATCCTTCTAGTTGGCGATGATCCGTGGCA GGAATTCGTCAACAGCGTATCTTGCATAAAGGTACTTACGCCACAGGAGGTGCAGCAGATGGGAAAGCAGGGCATCGACCTCCTGAGCTCGGCTCCTGCGAGGAGGCTCGGCAACAGTTGTGATAACTACGCTGGCAGGCAGGAATCGAGAAGCCTGAGCACCGTAATCGCGTCGGTGGGTTCTGTCGAGTTCTGA
- the LOC123132397 gene encoding auxin response factor 6 isoform X2, whose translation MNLSPSAGGGGLPDQPASPEASEEHRCLNSELWHACAGPLVSLPAVGSRVLYFPQGHSEQVSASTNKEMESQIPNYPNLPPQLICQLHNVTMHADAETDEVYAQMTLQPLSPQELKDPFLPAELGNASKQPTNYFCKTLTASDTSTHGGFSVPRRAAEKVFPPLDFTQQPPAQELVAKDLHGNEWKFRHIFRGQPKRHLLTTGWSVFISAKRLVAGDSVLFIWNDNNQLLLGIRRANRSQTVMPSSVLSSDSMHIGLLAAAAHAASTNSRFTIFYNPRASPSEFVIPLAKYVKAVYHTRISVGMRFRMLFETEESSVRRYMGTITGISDLDPARWPNSHWRSVKVGWDESTAGERQPRVSLWEIEPLTTYPMYSSPFPMRLKRPWPTGLPSLYGGKEDDLTSSLMWLRDGANPGFQSFSFGGLGMSPWMQPMMDSSLLGLQPDMYQAMSAAAFQNTTKQVSPTLLQFQQPQNIAGRSALLSSQILQQVQPQFQEMHHQNINDSAIQGHNQSEYLQQQLQRCQSFNGQKSPPPQQQESHHQHQQQQSQCMQTPQHQQMQEQKHSPDFQCVPNGLSVFSQLSSTNQSPPSTLQTVSAFSQQQNLQDRNISSLSPSNVPSMHDTLRPFPSEAGSNLQGVPRTTPVPVSDPWSSKRVAMESVIPSSSHVNSPHIQHLDSAPSNIPQSSSLAPLPGRECLVDQDGNSDNQNHLLFGVNIDSQSLLMQGGIPSLQEDNGCIASLQDDNDSSTIPYSTCNFLSPSQNDFPLNEALASSGCLDESGYASFSENSDHVNQPTAAFVKVYKSGAFGRLLDITKFSSYHELRSEVGRLFGLDGQLEDPARSGWQLVFVDREDDILLVGDDPWQEFVNSVSCIKVLTPQEVQQMGKQGIDLLSSAPARRLGNSCDNYAGRQESRSLSTVIASVGSVEF comes from the exons ATGAATCTCTCGCcgtccgccggcggcggcggcctgccGGATCAGCCAGCGTCGCCCGAAG CATCAGAAGAGCACAGGTGCCTAAATTCAGAGTTGTGGCACGCCTGTGCCGGACCCCTCGTTTCTTTGCCTGCAGTCGGCAGCCGGGTGTTGTATTTTCCTCAAGGTCACAGTGAGCAG GTATCGGCATCAACAAACAAGGAAATGGAGTCGCAGATCCCCAACTATCCGAATCTGCCTCCACAGCTTATATGCCAACTGCATAATGTGACCATGCAC GCTGATGCAGAGACAGACGAGGTCTATGCACAAATGACGTTACAGCCACTCAGCCCA CAAGAACTCAAGGACCCATTTCTACCTGCTGAGTTGGGCAATGCTAGCAAACAACCAACGAATTATTTCTGCAAAACATTAACTGCAAGTGATACCAGTACCCATGGTGGATTCTCTGTTCCCCGCCGAGCAGCGGAGAAGGTGTTTCCTCCGCTG GATTTCACTCAGCAGCCTCCAGCACAGGAGTTGGTGGCAAAAGACCTTCATGGCAATGAGTGGAAATTCCGCCATATCTTTCGAG GTCAACCAAAGCGGCATCTTCTGACGACAGGTTGGAGCGTCTTTATAAGTGCGAAGAGACTGGTCGCTGGAGACTCTGTCCTATTTATCTG GAATGACAACAATCAGCTGCTTCTGGGAATACGTCGAGCAAATAGATCGCAGACGGTTATGCCATCATCAGTATTGTCTAGTGACAGCATGCATATAGGTCTTCTTGCTGCAGCTGCTCATGCTGCATCAACAAATAGCCGGTTCACTATTTTCTATAATCCAAG AGCAAGCCCTTCGGAGTTTGTCATACCATTGGCTAAGTATGTAAAGGCTGTGTACCATACCCGTATATCTGTGGGCATGCGTTTCCGGATGCTTTTCGAGACAGAAGAATCCAGTGTCAGGCG ATACATGGGAACAATTACAGGAATAAGTGACCTTGATCCTGCTCGTTGGCCGAACTCACACTGGCGTTCTGTTAAG GTTGGATGGGATGAGTCAACTGCTGGAGAGAGGCAACCAAGGGTGTCTCTTTGGGAGATTGAGCCTCTGACGACTTACCCGATGTATTCATCTCCTTTCCCTATGCGGCTGAAGCGGCCTTGGCCAACAGGATTGCCTTCCTTATATG GTGGAAAGGAGGATGACTTGACCTCTTCTCTCATGTGGCTTCGAGATGGAGCAAACCCAGGTTTTCAGTCATTCAGTTTTGGTGGACTTGGTATGAGTCCTTGGATGCAGCCAATGATGGATAGTTCCCTACTTGGTCTGCAACCTGACATGTACCAAGCAATGTCAGCAGCAGCTTTTCAGAACACGACGAAGCAAGTATCGCCTACACTGCTGCAGTTCCAGCAGCCTCAGAACATTGCTGGTAGATCTGCTCTTCTATCGAGTCAGATTCTGCAGCAAGTGCAGCCTCAGTTTCAGGAGATGCACCACCAAAACATCAATGACAGTGCAATCCAAGGCCATAATCAGTCTGAGTACCTCCAGCAACAGCTTCAGCGCTGCCAATCCTTTAATGGGCAGaaatcgccgccgccgcagcagcaagAATCACACCACCAGCACCAGCAGCAACAGTCACAGTGCATGCAAACACCACAACATCAACAAATGCAAGAACAGAAGCACTCGCCTGACTTTCAGTGTGTACCAAATGGGTTGTCGGTTTTCTCCCAGCTTTCCTCCACCAATCAGTCTCCACCTTCCACATTGCAGACAGTTTCAGCGTTCTCACAGCAGCAGAACCTTCAAGACAGAAATATCAGCTCTCTTTCTCCATCGAATGTCCCGTCCATGCATGACACATTGAGACCATTTCCTTCAGAAGCAGGTTCGAACCTCCAAGGCGTGCCAAGAACCACCCCTGTGCCTGTCTCTGACCCATGGTCATCTAAGCGGGTTGCAATGGAGTCTGTGATCCCTTCTAGCTCTCATGTTAACTCGCCGCATATACAACACCTGGATTCAGCGCCTTCTAATATACCACAAAGCTCCTCATTAGCACCATTGCCTGGAAGAGAGTGCTTGGTGGATCAAGATGGGAATTCTGATAATCAAAATCACCTCTTATTTGGTGTTAATATAGACTCTCAGTCACTTCTAATGCAAGGTGGCATTCCCAGCCTTCAGGAGGACAATGGTTGCATTGCAAGCCTTCAGGACGACAATGATTCGAGCACGATTCCATATTCCACGTGCAATTTCCTGAGCCCTTCTCAGAATGATTTTCCGTTGAATGAAGCACTAGCTAGTTCAGGCTGCTTAGATGAATCAGGATACGCGTCATTTTCGGAAAATTCTGATCATGTAAATCAACCGACTGCAGCGTTCGTGAAG GTGTACAAATCTGGAGCCTTTGGAAGGTTGCTGGACATCACTAAGTTTAGCAGCTACCATGAACTTCGTAGCGAGGTAGGGCGCCTATTTGGCCTTGACGGCCAGTTGGAGGACCCTGCAAGATCAGGCTGGCAGCTTGTATTTGTTGACCGAGAGGATGATATCCTTCTAGTTGGCGATGATCCGTGGCA GGAATTCGTCAACAGCGTATCTTGCATAAAGGTACTTACGCCACAGGAGGTGCAGCAGATGGGAAAGCAGGGCATCGACCTCCTGAGCTCGGCTCCTGCGAGGAGGCTCGGCAACAGTTGTGATAACTACGCTGGCAGGCAGGAATCGAGAAGCCTGAGCACCGTAATCGCGTCGGTGGGTTCTGTCGAGTTCTGA